The Lycium barbarum isolate Lr01 chromosome 9, ASM1917538v2, whole genome shotgun sequence genome has a segment encoding these proteins:
- the LOC132612028 gene encoding uncharacterized protein LOC132612028: protein MTSNIAECINGKLVAARELPVFDFLEEVRKMFGRWNCTNRRNGTYTFTTLGKAFQQLLSINECKSLRMTVEPSTEYVYTVNDEARRFILDLKKKTCSCRMFQLDEIPCPHAWAVLKSKSLMSDEYCSDLFKPKTVIKTYDVPVDPLPDESEWNIPKHISDEVVLPPRYKRPPGRPKKKRDKPLMETMIGKRRNACSTCGRHGHNRRSCSNEPRKK, encoded by the exons ATGACGTCTAATATAGccgaatgtattaatggaaaattggtagCAGCAAGAGAGTTGCCTGTTTTCGATTTtcttgaagaagtgaggaagatgtttgggAGATGGAATTGCACTAATAGGAGGAACGGTacatacacattcacaacacttgGGAAAGCATTCCAGCAATTATTATCAATAAACGAATGTAAATCTCTACGTATGACG GTTGAACCATCAACTGAATATGTGTATACCGTAAATGATGAGGCAAGGCGATTCATACTTGATCTTAAAAAGAAAACATGCAGTTGTCGGATGTTCCAACTGGACGAGATACCATGTCCACATGCATGGGCTGTATTGAAGAGTAAAAGTCTTATGTCTGATGAATATTGTTCAGACCTATTCAAACCAAAGACAGTGATTAAGACGTATGATGTGCCTGTGGATCCTCTGCCTGACGAGAGTGAGTGGAATATTCCCAAACACATAAGCGATGAAGTTGTTTTGCCACCAAGATACAAGAGACCCCCGGGAAGGCCAAAGAAAAAGCGAGATAAACCATTAATGGAGACGATGATTGGTAAACGTAGGAATGCTTGTAGTACTTGTGGACGTCATGGTCACAATAGACGTTCTTGTTCCAATGAGCCACGTAAGAAATAG